Proteins co-encoded in one uncultured Bacteroides sp. genomic window:
- a CDS encoding thiamine phosphate synthase has product MNTMNLQFITHFTKQYSYFDSARLALEGGCRWIQLRMKDAPKEVVEAEAVRVQQLCREYGATFIIDDHVELVKKLGADGVHLGKNDMPVAEARCFLGKDFIIGGTANTFDDVCMHVRSGVNYIGMGPFRYTTTKKNLSPVLGLQGYKEILTQMKAKEISVPVVAIGGITLDDIKDVMRTGVSGIALSGSILKASSPVDETRWIINKINNELKYISTK; this is encoded by the coding sequence ATGAACACTATGAATCTTCAATTTATCACTCATTTTACCAAGCAATATTCTTATTTTGATTCTGCACGGTTAGCTCTTGAAGGCGGTTGCCGATGGATTCAGTTACGGATGAAAGATGCACCCAAAGAGGTTGTAGAGGCAGAAGCTGTCCGTGTTCAGCAATTGTGCAGGGAATACGGGGCTACTTTCATTATTGACGATCATGTGGAACTGGTAAAGAAACTCGGAGCCGACGGGGTACATCTGGGAAAGAATGATATGCCGGTGGCTGAAGCCAGATGCTTCCTTGGAAAAGACTTCATTATTGGCGGAACAGCCAATACGTTTGATGATGTATGTATGCACGTACGCTCTGGTGTGAATTATATTGGCATGGGACCGTTCAGGTACACTACTACAAAAAAGAACCTGAGTCCGGTGCTGGGACTACAAGGGTACAAGGAGATACTTACCCAAATGAAAGCAAAAGAAATTAGTGTTCCCGTGGTGGCCATCGGCGGAATTACGCTTGATGATATTAAAGATGTGATGCGAACAGGTGTATCCGGCATTGCTCTTTCGGGTTCTATTCTTAAAGCAAGCAGTCCCGTGGACGAGACTCGTTGGATTATTAATAAAATCAACAACGAATTAAAGTATATTTCAACTAAATAG
- the thiS gene encoding sulfur carrier protein ThiS, with translation MKVQVNNKETELQPQSSIQQLALSMELPAAGVAIAVNNKMVPRTEWDRFILQENDQIVIIKAACGG, from the coding sequence ATGAAAGTTCAAGTAAACAACAAGGAGACAGAGCTTCAACCGCAGTCTTCAATCCAACAATTAGCTTTATCAATGGAGCTCCCCGCAGCGGGTGTGGCAATTGCCGTGAACAACAAGATGGTTCCCCGCACTGAGTGGGATCGGTTTATTCTGCAGGAAAATGATCAGATAGTGATTATTAAAGCTGCCTGCGGAGGATGA
- a CDS encoding GNAT family N-acetyltransferase, with amino-acid sequence MVIRNIKEEDDEALASIIRRTLEEFGANHPGTVYFDEAINHLSKMFQIERSTYFVVFDEENNKILGGGGIYPTEGLPSDTAELVKLYLLPETRGKGIGKSLINKCLSFAKQAGYSKVYLESMDELSGAVGLYERLGFSYLDAPMGNTGHCYCGIWMMKEI; translated from the coding sequence ATGGTAATCAGAAACATAAAGGAAGAAGACGATGAGGCTTTGGCTTCAATCATTCGCAGAACATTGGAAGAATTTGGAGCCAATCATCCGGGAACAGTCTATTTTGATGAGGCTATCAACCATTTGAGCAAAATGTTTCAAATAGAAAGAAGCACTTACTTTGTAGTCTTCGATGAGGAAAATAATAAAATACTTGGTGGTGGAGGTATTTATCCTACCGAAGGATTGCCTTCTGATACAGCAGAACTGGTAAAACTATATCTGCTTCCTGAAACAAGAGGGAAAGGGATTGGTAAATCACTAATTAATAAATGTTTAAGTTTTGCAAAGCAAGCCGGTTACTCTAAAGTCTATCTGGAAAGTATGGATGAACTAAGCGGGGCAGTTGGCTTGTATGAAAGATTGGGATTTTCATACCTCGATGCTCCCATGGGAAACACCGGCCATTGTTATTGTGGAATATGGATGATGAAAGAAATTTAA